Within Carassius gibelio isolate Cgi1373 ecotype wild population from Czech Republic chromosome A16, carGib1.2-hapl.c, whole genome shotgun sequence, the genomic segment TACTAAACCAATTATTAAGTAATTAAgttgattaaatacaaaattgaAAGCAAAATTAGGACACAAAATTGGGACACAAAACTAGATCAGTTAACCTCAAAACTGTTTTGACTGACTAAATGTGTCAAATGATATTcagaattacaaaataaaattagcattgccattcattcatattcagatagatagatagatagatagatagatagatagatagatagatagatagatagatagatagatagatagatagatagatagatagatcagatAGATAGatcatatgttaaaatactgagTCAAGCAAGGGCCCCTTGTGCTTTTAAGGAGCACACTTTAACATTTATCTCAGAGGGGGACAGAAGGgatcgttatatatatatatatatatatatatatatatatatatatatatatatatatatatatatatatatatatatatatatatatatatatatatatatataacgtgtTTAGCTTAATCTATGGCTGTCAATCCGCGTGAATGCTGTTGTGAGCGCATGTCTGCTCGCTTCATTCTCTCTATTCCAGAAAGTGTGACGTGAAGTGTTAGCGCTCAGATTCTCAGAGAGGTCTGTTGAGGGACAGACGGCGCCCGCTTATCACACGCGCACCCCTGAGAAACAACACCAGTCTCATCTTAGGAAAGAATTTATAGACGTGGCGTCACTCCAATTAAATCATCGCGGAAAAACATGAATCTGTTCTTACTTGCTACTCTTTTCTCAGTGGTTTTGGCCGAAAAATCACCTCGGCTGAAATTCACCGTGATGGGTAAGGTTTTCTTTATCTTCAGTGTAATAGTTACAGTAGCTATGCAAGCGAATTCTGTGGAGAGCTCTGGAATTTTATTGTTCTCAGTCTCTGATGGTTATCAGTACTAAAGCAGAAATTGCAAATCTTATTTTCCCCTCGGGAAAACAAAAATGGCTGCGTAATAAGACTTCCAATTCCGTTAAAAAGTCAAATCATTAAATGGAAGCAGGCCAAGAATAGGCACTGATTGCTTTACATTGctgttttgaaaacaaaaacccaTCGAGTCATGAGGCACGTCATGACTTCACTTTATCACGTATATGTTATATTGATAAAGGTTAAGAGTACATAAGCCTTAATActaaactacaataaaaaaaatacagtaaacgcAACGCGTTTAGAACTGACACTGTTTACAAATTAAGCAGATAGTGATGGAGCCAACCGACCTCAACTATACATATCTTAACACATCTAAGAACCAAATGTTTATACCAGGATGCAGGAAGGATTTTTAACTGTCTATCCATAGTAACATATCTTAAAGAAATGTTAGTGGTGTTGGTCAATAGCTAGTAGTCTGATTGGGATGTATGAGTAAACAAGCTCCTGAACCTTCCTGGAGGCTACAAATGAGTCATTTTCTGATACGACGCTTTCTAACTAAACGTGTAAATGCATTGAATGAGGTTGCTGATTTTGAACGCAGTTTTCGCGTAGAATACGCTGCAAGTGGGTTtgatttaagaaaataataagacGCAATTATTCAGAGCTGCAATGCAGGTGCGCGAGCTAACGGGAATGATGGCACTGCAGCAACTGATGCATTTCCAAGACTCAGGGCACAGCatgagatcaaaaaaaaaaaaaaacactcgcaAAAGAGAATAGCCCATGGAAATTCCACGAAACGTACCGCTATTATTTATTTCAAGCACGTTCACGGTCTTCTATGTCGCTGCACCCAATATGGGACGTGCGATTcacaagtgtttatttgaaaacATCGACATGTCTCACGGTCATCGCTCTCAGTGTGACGTGATACTACAACCTTCCACAATTACAGTATGAGAAAGCAACGAGAAAGACCAATATGAATCTCCAATGAGGTCTTAGCCGCCcacttcagcaccatggacaacGACGCTTCCCCATAGCCTAAATTCAGGGTCTTCCCTGAAATCACGAAGGATGCGATGGCGAGACAAATAATCCCATAAACTAAAGTGATGTGTTATGGAAAGGACACCTACGTATGCAAATAGAAACCGGATCAGACTGGTTTGCAGGCTTTTTCGACCTCGCCAGACCCCGCTTCGAATAGCCAGTTATTAAATCTCTAACCGCGCAGACTGAGACTCACACCTGTTGCAACGTGTACGTTTTATGAAATCAAGTATCAGAAATCAGAAATCTCCGCTTTATGCAATTAAGTATCAATAATTTATAGCTGCTACCCCTGACTGACAACCACATTTGATAGTTTTCTCCATTTAGGTCAGATCAAAAACACCCACGAAAGTGGTTTAGACATTTGAGTTAAACTTTTAGATGAATTAGATCTctactgtttttgctttaaaaccCAGATTTTACAGTGAAAATCAATTCAAAGCCCTTAAATAATATAACAGAATATTTAACAGTAACTGCATGAGTCCAACAATGTGCAAAATGATTTATATAGAAGTGGCAGGAGAGGAAAATTGACAGTTTTGTTAAAAGTATAGTTCATCcgagatgaagatgagtttgtttcttcatctgaacagatttggagaaatttagcattacatcacttgctcaccagtggatcctctgcatgAATGGGTTACTTCATAATAAGAGTCCAAATAAATGataagcatcacaataatccacaagtaatcaacacAGCTGCAGCACATCAATTAACATTATGTGTAGGAAAAAGATACATATTTTAATCCATCATTAAGAAATGTTAAACTTCAAACCAATTTTTtcggctaaaatatgagtcctctatccataacgCTGCTTTCTCCGGTGGAAAAGAAAAAATAGTATAATCTGAATCAGGTTTAAATATGCATATATCAATTGAAAACAGTACAAAACAATTCTAAAGAAATATGATGATGGATTTTCAtttgagaggacaacagaggatgcacttttttaacaatattatgaATTAAGGACTGGTATTTTGGCAAGAAGTGACATAATGATGGCTTtggttttttttacaaacatgcttTTCAATTCACAACTGACTCACTTcaataactgatggactggattacttgtggattattgtgatgtttttatcacctgtttggagtactattttgatggcacccagaggtgagcaagtgatgtaatgttaaatttctcctAATCTGTTTCGGTGAACAGAAGCTTACATCTTTAATGGCCTGAAGGTAAGTAACTTTttaagcaaatttaaattttggggtgaacaattcctttaatgCATACACTGGATGCAACACTGGTTCAAATATTCAATTAATATTACCACAGAGTTTAGATGCACAGCctttcatctaaaaaaaacaaacaaacaaacaaaaaaaaagaacaaggaaAAAAAGCACCAGAAGCATTTCAATTAGCTCATATAAAAAGCCTTTTATTTTGCTTTACCAACTACATATTTTTATGgctagttgcattttattatttgcatttacatagTTTTCCCTGTGACACATTTTTGAATTGCAActcaccagttgagaaccactattTTAGTAGAcacacattatttattcatgcaatACGTGGATATACATATAAAGACTGCCAGAAACATTGTTTATACACAGCATTTCTGTCAATTTGTCTATAGAGTCACCTCGGTTTCGCTTCATGAAACCAGAGAACTACACAACGGTTTACCACCAACAGAAAACTGACGTCCTGTATGTGGGGGGCCAAGGGGTCATCTATAAGCTCACCTTCAGTGATAAAGGAGTCCATGACAAACAGGTAGGGGGTCTGACACCATAACCTGAAGCCAAAGTAGATCTATCACTGTCCTAAATCCTGACCTAGATAGCTGGTACTCAGCAAGTAGTAAAACTGTGCTATTATTTATGGAGCAGAAGAATGCTTTATAATGGAAGCTCTCTGAAATGATTACTTGTGGATGCAAAAAAACAAGCATTTCTTTCCATGGATGGATAGTTATGGTTTCTTATCATTTTACTGTTGCCATAACACTTAATTACCTGTatctcactgtaatcataaaatatagatttaacatGGTGAGAATAATTTGTTGGTACATTATATGTATGCAAGTCTGCATGATTAGTAATGTTGTTGATGTGCTCACAGATCCATGCTGTAATGGATGAGAATGCAAAAGAGACATGTGTCTCTAAATCACCAATATGGAAGGTAAGAGAAACAATCTGACAATATTTAGTCAGTCACACCTCAAGTTGCCTGTGATTTCAAGCAAATAATAGGATCATCTTAACTAATTTAAGCCTAGTGGTTCCCAGTGCACTCACAAATCTAACCACAAGAAATGACCAGCACAGTGTGTCCAGTTCTTATAACTATCAGGTTTAGCTGGATTATAATAAATACAGAATTCTGAAACTGACGGTAATCAGAACATTTGTGAACATGGATTCACTGCCCTGGTTCAACATCTACAGAAATAGTTATCCATGATGAGTAGGTCATCACTCACAGTTGACTGAATGAGGCTATTTTTTAAGGGTAATGGCACAGACAGCCAACTGATGAGTGATGGGCTTctttaaatatctaaaataaagatGGTGTTTAGGAGTGGTTATGTTGATCACTCTGAAAAAACAAAGTTGATTATCCAGTTTAGTATAGAAAAAAAGTACAAAGATAGACCCTCTCCAAACCCACACTGGATGACATACTGTgtttagcaaatatatatatatttctgtaatttATAACAGATGATGTCTATGTGTTTTGCATTGACACAAATTGTGTCCTTTCATCTTTCCGTAGCAAGAGTGTGATaatttcatcacagtaattgagAGAGTCGGCGATTCAGTTGTGGTCTGTGGGACAAGAGCCGGTGCTCCTAAATGTTGGCTCCTGGTAAGAAGCCTTACCTGCCATTATATATGTAACTATTACAGTCCTGAAGCAGTTTAAACTCCCATCTGTAGCAATGTCTTTCTTTTgacattgttattgttattttctaCATTTACATGCATAACTACAACATTGCATtcagagtaaaaacaaaaaacaaaaagaaaaacatgcacaCCGCACCTGCTCAAAGCTCTTTTAATATCACAACTGTTGTGAAGACACTTATCGAATGTTAGTTGTTTTAATCACTACTGTATTTAAGTTGCCTGATTTCTCAAAGTGCTGTTGTgtctatgcagttttttttttttaaagaaaggctTGAGAAGTACTGAATAAACACATCATCTCTCTCACCCAGGTAAATGACAGTGTACTGACAGACATGCCAGAGGAAACAGCAGCGTCTTACATCTTGGCACCTTTCCCTTCTCAGCGCTCTGTCAGCCTGTCAGCAGGTAGAGAGAGGGGGGAAAAGAAATATGGAAGAAAGATGAGAGAGAATGTTATCTGTTATCTTTCATTTTGATGGGTACAGTGCATCAGaatttaatataacttttaatGAATTTTGTTCTCTGATATGACATAAATTACATCCCGCAGAGAACAGAGATCCAGGTGTTATAAGCAAAGCATTATACTGAAAATATATAGTGTATTGGATGAAATAACAGCACAACttccaaaaagaacaaaaatcccCATAGTATATGATAGAGAGAGCTCTCACACCTCTCAAAACACCTACAAAATTGAGGAGTTTATATTATATGTGTGGTTAGCAGAACTGAAAGGTCATCATTGATTCTGACTAAAATTGCATGTCTCAACAATGTCTCTTCTGTCAGTCAGAAGGAAGTAGAAGCAGCATTTGAATGAAATTGCTTTGTGTGAATTCAcagccttctattttagtttgagTATCAAAGTAATGCAAACATGTCTAaatttgaactgaactgaactgtagTCACAGAGCTTTGGCTGATggatatactctctctctctctctctctctctctctctctctcctctttcagATGGGAATCTGTACTCCGCTTTGTCAGCAGTTGCAGGACAAACTGGCTCTATCCGCCGCACATATGGCTCCAAAAAGCAGCTGAAGACAGAAAATAAATGGTTACAGAGTGAGTTACTGCATAAGCAGTTTGGAGATTTTCTTGAAGGACTGAGCAAATGAATCCAGCTATGCTGTGTCAGTTTATTATTCAATCAGATACATTATAGTAAAACAGAGTTTATTTTAAGGTCATAGAGTAACcaaaagaaaacactgaaaaataaatcgggggaaaaaaagaaaagaaaatatagatttttaaataaaaaaataaaagccaaatgTTCACCAGGACTAAAtgtatttggtaaaaaaaaaagaaaagtagtaATATTGTTTAcaatttattacaattacaaatattattacaatttaaaataagttttttaataagctgatttggtgcATTTCttataagaaacatttctaatattttaatatgaatatttttgtggaaacatttctattatttgattaataaaaagtttaaaaacagcgTATGACTTTTTTAtgataatgtaaatgtctttactatcaattttgattaattttaataaataggtattaaaaaggtattaaaaagtcttactgaatccaacttttgaattgtagtatatggaatgtatataaattatgtatataaatgtaaaacattttatttaaaaaaaattctagtagTCTTATATCATTCAAACAGAGCAGTATTGATAGCAGCACCACAAATATTTTACTTATATAACTGTCTGCATATTAAACTGCAATAGGACAaagcattttaaacattaaaacttttttacatAATCAATGTTAAGGTTGTAAAAACTGatacttttaaaaacaactttAACTTTAAgcctatgaaaataataaatgtgctctcaccctctctctcagATCCCCAGTTTGCTGGAGCCGCTGTGATACCATACACAGAAAAACTCAAAGATGAGATCTATTTCTTCTTCAGCGAGGTCAACAGTACAACCAGTCTAGATGAAGAGCCATACAGGGCTCGCATAGGACGAGTCTGCATGGTAGCAAGCTTTTATCCATTTTTGCTTCATATACACTGCTGTGAGGACACTAGATTTCTGATAACCTCTGCATCTGTGGCTCAGGTTGATGAGGGAGGGCTTCAAAATGTGCTGCCAAACTCCTGGACTACGTTCCTGAAGGCACGTGTGATGTGTGGGAAAGCTGGAACTCCTGTACAGTACAACAACTTCAAGCAGGCTTTCGTTCTGTCCTCTACTTACCGCACTGGGTTGATATACGGCATCTTCTCCAATGCTTGGTAAGCAGATGTCAAGTCTAAAAGTGAGTGGGAAGACATTTGACATCAGGCTGCTGAAATAATGCCTCCAGCAAGACTACATTATACACCAAAAAATACACCACTATAGATTTTTActcaaaacactgaacaaaaacattGTCAGTTTTGTTTACTtcaatcttatttttttaaaggtatataaaaatattagtacCATACTGATCAATATTAcaattgcaaaaatgtattagtggttagatatttaatgcatttttagtgCACGCTCATTTTCACAATTCTTACATTAACACtggtaaatgtaatctttagcagaTGGCTGAATGAATATAGAATTTTTTCATACTGTAAATTATAATGTTGGGGATCCTAAAAACACTTATAGCATTTGAAACCAGTTTtatatttagtgttttatttatctattttcatgatggtaaaaaagtaaaaaataattactgttttATCTGTATTGTTCTGAATTTTAATATCCGTGCAACGCTATTGTACTTGACTCATAACATTTATCTGTGCtggattaaaggaatagttccccccaaaatgaaattttgctgaacatttacacaccctcaggccattcaagatgtagatgagtttgtttctgtattggaacggatttggagaaatttagcaatacatcacttgctcaccggtgaatcttctgcagtgaatgggtgccgtcagaatgagcctccaaacagctgataaaaacattacaataattcaTAAGCAATCTACATGACTCCAGCTGATCAAATGTCTTTTCATGCAAAAAGCTACATGTTTGTATAAAAACTACTTATCATTGGCCAAaacatgagtccataatccataacaacACTTACAAAAATTGTCATGAGTTATTCTTTTAAGATCCATTCCCACATGTATGTATTTTACAGGAACACTACTGTAGTGTGTGCATACTCCATTGAAGAGATTGACCAAGCCTTTTCTAAATCCAATCTGAAGGGCTACAACTCACCTTTATCAACTCCCCGTCCTGGAATGGTATAATACACTGAAACATTACCCAAAAGCAAAATTATGTGCCAACAGACAGTCATATGATTACTttctaaacatttattaaattaattttgagtCTATCTACAAAACCTAATTTGTATGCTTCACTTTTATCCAGTGTGCTTTTAGGAATAACACTTCCGCTAATAACCAAAAGATCTTGACTGTGATCAAGGATCACCCTGAGATTGAGAACATGATCATGCCAGTCGATGAAGCTCCTCTGGACCTGCCAGTTCAAGACCACTTCACACATATTGTGGCAGACACAGTCTGGGCTGTCAATGATGAACACTACAGCATCATTTATCTGGGCACAGGTACTGTGAATTCCAAAGAAATTCTATTTTGCCTAAATAAATATAGACTAAAATATGAAAACTAAAATCTTTAGAATTTAGGCATCGCAACAtattaatttacagtatattctttttgagatttgctaaagataacatttaacaatgttattaaatcattaatgtttttaaagataaaCTTTAAGCGAGCttgcaaaggtaatctaaatgtaaaaagagTGAATGAGcagcacttttaaatatttttaaactgagatataatgataaaaaaaaactctacaaTCAACAAATATTGCCACCAATATCTTGCACCCCATTTCTCATTGTATTGTTGCTTTTGTGTCTTTTCCAATGCTACTTTTTCCTGTGTTTCCAGAGAAGGCAAAGGTCCTGAAGGTGCTCCATGCCATAGAAGGAGCCTTTATCATAGCACAGTACTCTTTATTCCATGATGATAGTCCCATTATCAACATGGCCATTGACTCTAAAAAGGTAGAGACCCACATTTTAAAGACACTAACTCACATTCAAACAGGACAATTCTAGCCTGCAGTGATAGGACATATTATTCCACTGCAATCTAATTATTTTTAGCTTTGAATCACTCTTTTACTTTATTATGAGAAAGCTATTTAAAGGCCGTTCACACAGATACTTAAAATAGTGTTTGATAGGAGCCAGATGGCACCTTTCACCCCTGTATTCTGCTTTGTGCCAGGGTCATCTCTATATTGGCACAGAGCTTGAAGTCCAGCGCATCCCCCTGGCTGATTGTGGTCGTTACGGAGCCAGCTGCCAGGAATGCATCCTTTCACGAGATCCATATTGTGCGTGGGATGTGTTTAAGAAGAAATGTACTGCAATCCCAGCAGACTACACATTTGGCACTGGGTAGATATGGACTCACAAATATCCCAAAACAATAATGCATTACTGTTTTTCCTGTTGAAGTAACCCAAGTTTCATATTTTTCTGTTCTGCCCATTTAAAAATCAGAACTCTTGTTCAGACCCTTGACCACTCCAATGCCTCGGTCTGTGGCTATGTTACAGGTAGGTTgctcaaaaagacttctaaagGTGCAGTTTTCTGGTTTTATCTATGAACACTTTATAGGACTGAAGTATCTGAAATATTTCCAAACAGTTTCAGACTCTTCTTACCAAATTCCCACTCTAACCCAATTTTGCACTGATTCTATACACAGTGGGTATTGAAAAGAATCATccatctttaaaataatcacatttagtTGGTTTGCAGcttgaaatgaagacagacacagtTTTGGATTTATCCAGCTGAATTTAATCGTGCAACTTGACATAAGCCCCTTTCCCACTGCCATTCCGGAaaatacatgggtaatgtgtcccggcaattgttccaaGGTCGCTAGAatttgcccctttcacactgccagtgattacccggaatatgtgcgtgcgttcacacaaaacccgtaaaggtcccgtaatgacacgtgacatcagaatTTGACGTGAAATGTACGAGTAGAAAtcgctaggcacgttaactttcacttaagctggtgaacgatctcagattcagcgcggaaagtgaggaactaactgatctctgcttcattacagtttgcacatatttttttgccgtgaacattgatctgccttcaaaacacctggtaaaagagtcgcgcgataacgtgcatcatcactacgacaccCTTTACGCCAtttgttctggcttttgttcacacatcgctcgttccgggactgaacccagcaatgttactaggtccccgacccgggaccAATCCTTGAATCAATCCcgaaatgtgtttgtgttcatacagaaggcgacccggcaatgttccggcaattttccaGGTCCAACTTGTAGTGTGAAAGGGGATATAGacataacaccaacatgtcaacataaaaatttaatcacTGAGCTGGAAAAAGAATTGCCCCCTCCAAAAAGTTATTTGTAAACTCAGTCACGTGTTATTAATCACCTTCTTAATTGCAAACAAAGTCACTTGAATTTCATCTGTGATCAGCAGTGAtcattttgattagctcagcatgaaaagagagctttcctggagcatttcagtccttggtagtgcagctgaagcaaacaatcaactatgggtggcaagGCACTGTAAAAGATATCTGGGAAATTGGTAAGATATCTTTctcaatgcctagaagcacagtgGAGTCTGTTATTAAGAAGTGGATTACGACATCGATCCAAACTGGTTGAAAGAGGCAGGAGGAAAATGATCAATGAGGCTACCAAGAGTCcaacagcaactctgaagcagttgcaggaatttatgacaaagtgtgttcattgtgtgcatgtgaaaacaatatcacaaattctccacaaatgtgcaCCTTGAAGATTCTATGAAAGATGAGACTAAAACTgtattatttggcctcaacaccaaacaaTATGTCTGGTAGAAATCCAATAAAGCTCACCATCAATATAACAGCATTCAAGAAATTCAGTctctgtgagcataagagacttcctcTATCATACTTATCACaaattttaaacagtagtgtatatataaaataaaaatatttttattcaaaatgattTCATCACTAAAATATTTCCTGTCATCCTTTGGCTACAGCTCCTAAGGCACGTAGCACCATCCCCAAACAAGTTTTAGTGGATAAAGATGGACCCGTCCTGTTACCATGCCCCGTGCGTTCCTATCATGCAACTTACCGCTGGGAGAAAGACAACTGCATCAAGCAATATCCTTGCACTATCTCCGGTTCCTCATGTGTGCTGGCACCGACCCCTGACCTGCCACTGAAGGAGGGCGTTTTCCGCTGCATGATGGAGGAGAGCGGCCTGCAACAGGAGGTGGTGTCCTACAAGCTGGTGTTCAACGGTGGGCCCCTCTCCGCCTCACTAGCCTCCACCCTGGGGTCGGCTCTGCTGCTGGCTGGTGCGGCACAATGGCTCCTGTAGATCCAATGAATCCCGGGGGCTCAAAAGGAAAGAAGTTTAATTCTAAGATCAGCAGAGCATGAGTACCTAGGCCGGTCCAACTTAAGTGCAGGGGAGCAGCTGGTCTCTTATAAACTGTGtttcttatttcttattcaaAGCAATCACTAGTTTATTATTTTCTTCAAAGGGCCAAGAAAATGCCTGAAATTGTCTCTTTTTGCAAAATGCTCTATCATACCAAACTCCAGTGTTATTATGTATAACATAAACTTGTGTAAGTGAACTATTTCATGCCATCAGCCTGAAAGCATTTAgacttatatactgtatattaaatatcTAATACATTACTTGTATTTGTACTGCATAATACATTGCTTGCAAAATGTTAGTGCCATAATTCAGATGTTTCAGAGAACTGCTTTGCTAACTACACTAATGAAATGACATGAAATCCAGATCAGTTTTTTTAACTTGATTAGTTTTCTTAGTGACATCACTTTTCAGTAAGGTTCAGTTACATTAGTTAAGAATAGGGTATCTTGAACTAACTATGAACAGCTTTTACAGCTTTTAGTAACCTAGGTTAATTTACaactatttaatatataatatataatatatagtttgtTGTCAATTCATGATTGTTcatgataaatattaaataatgttcatTTGGATAGACTGCAcattataaaggtaaaaaaaaggcaacaacaacaaataaactgCTTTAAAAAGCAAAGGAAAACTTTTCAGTCACAGCAGACCATTTTTGCAATTTTTCAGATTATTGTGATTTATGCTCCCAGACATTTTTTAGGCATGGTGAGTTTGGTTGATTCTTTATGTAAAGAACTTGAGATGCTAAAATGTAttaagaaattaacattttattaatttaattcatgctgttcattttttattcatataccTAATGATTTAACAAAattgaaccttattttaaagtgttacttcTCGTTGGTATGTAGAATTGCTGAGTTACAGATGTGTTAGATGTGCGAGTACATGCTGAAACGTTAATATACTGTTATAAATCCTTCAAATTTCCATTGTGTGCCATTAGAACAGCTTTGAAGCCTTAAAACGAGGATGAGTTCCTTTTAAGCTGTAAGGGTCACATCC encodes:
- the LOC128030153 gene encoding semaphorin-7A-like, which codes for MNLFLLATLFSVVLAEKSPRLKFTVMESPRFRFMKPENYTTVYHQQKTDVLYVGGQGVIYKLTFSDKGVHDKQIHAVMDENAKETCVSKSPIWKQECDNFITVIERVGDSVVVCGTRAGAPKCWLLVNDSVLTDMPEETAASYILAPFPSQRSVSLSADGNLYSALSAVAGQTGSIRRTYGSKKQLKTENKWLQNPQFAGAAVIPYTEKLKDEIYFFFSEVNSTTSLDEEPYRARIGRVCMVDEGGLQNVLPNSWTTFLKARVMCGKAGTPVQYNNFKQAFVLSSTYRTGLIYGIFSNAWNTTVVCAYSIEEIDQAFSKSNLKGYNSPLSTPRPGMCAFRNNTSANNQKILTVIKDHPEIENMIMPVDEAPLDLPVQDHFTHIVADTVWAVNDEHYSIIYLGTEKAKVLKVLHAIEGAFIIAQYSLFHDDSPIINMAIDSKKGHLYIGTELEVQRIPLADCGRYGASCQECILSRDPYCAWDVFKKKCTAIPADYTFGTGTLVQTLDHSNASVCGYVTAPKARSTIPKQVLVDKDGPVLLPCPVRSYHATYRWEKDNCIKQYPCTISGSSCVLAPTPDLPLKEGVFRCMMEESGLQQEVVSYKLVFNGGPLSASLASTLGSALLLAGAAQWLL